A stretch of the Sorangium aterium genome encodes the following:
- a CDS encoding lysophospholipid acyltransferase family protein: protein MASRTTLARLSHFVTHSALPLARVGVDSLRGTIDDATIRLLGQDFEDRLRRVTLPHAADGVDPFGLDREWAKYAVGVAAFFHRFYFRTEVFGIERVPAGRVLLIANHSGQLPFDGMLIAASMFLDAEPPRVMRSMVEKWTQTLPFVATFFSRVGQVVGVPENARRLLDMGAAILVFPEGTKGISKGFSSRYQLLDFGLGFMRLALETDTPIVPIAVIGGEEQYISLGNLESVSKALGMPTFPIIPQLLLPGGQLPLPTRYRIYFGEPMTFHGDPDDDDAVIQEKVALVKGRIQSMLNRGLKERKSVFW, encoded by the coding sequence ATGGCCAGCAGAACGACGCTCGCCAGGCTGAGCCACTTCGTCACCCACAGCGCGCTGCCGCTCGCGCGCGTCGGGGTCGACAGCCTGCGCGGCACGATCGACGACGCGACCATCCGGCTGCTCGGCCAGGACTTCGAGGACCGGCTCCGCCGGGTCACGCTGCCGCACGCGGCGGACGGGGTCGACCCGTTCGGGCTCGACCGGGAGTGGGCGAAGTACGCGGTCGGGGTCGCCGCGTTCTTTCATCGCTTCTACTTCCGGACCGAGGTGTTCGGCATCGAGCGCGTCCCGGCCGGCCGTGTGCTCCTCATCGCGAACCACTCGGGCCAGCTCCCGTTCGACGGCATGCTCATCGCGGCCTCGATGTTCCTGGACGCGGAGCCGCCGCGCGTGATGCGGAGCATGGTCGAGAAGTGGACGCAGACGCTGCCGTTCGTGGCGACCTTCTTCTCGCGCGTGGGCCAGGTGGTCGGCGTCCCCGAGAACGCGCGCCGGCTGCTCGACATGGGCGCGGCGATCCTGGTGTTCCCGGAGGGGACGAAGGGGATCTCGAAGGGGTTCTCCAGCCGCTATCAGCTGCTCGATTTCGGGCTCGGCTTCATGCGGCTCGCGCTCGAGACCGACACGCCGATCGTGCCCATCGCGGTCATCGGGGGCGAGGAACAGTACATCTCGCTCGGCAACCTCGAGTCGGTCTCGAAGGCGCTCGGCATGCCGACGTTCCCGATCATCCCGCAGCTCCTGCTCCCCGGCGGCCAGCTGCCGCTGCCGACCCGATACCGGATCTACTTCGGCGAGCCGATGACGTTCCACGGCGACCCCGACGACGACGACGCGGTGATCCAGGAGAAGGTGGCGCTCGTGAAGGGTCGGATCCAGTCGATGCTGAACCGCGGCCTGAAGGAGCGGAAGAGCGTCTTCTGGTGA